In Longimicrobium sp., the sequence CTGGCGGTCGCGGACGGGCTCCGTGGCCGGTATCGACAGGCGCTGGACGGGATCGACGAGGCGGAATCCGCCCTCCGCGAGCCGGACGATGCGCAGCGGGTGCTGATCCTGGCCAACCGCTCGGCCGCGCTGGTCGGGCTCTGGCGGCTGACGGATGCCGAGCGCGCGGCGGCGGAGGCGCTCAAGGCGGGGCGGCGGATGAAGGACGACCACCAGGCGGCGGTCGGCGGCTTCGCGCGGGCCGTGGCGCACCTGGCCCGCGGCCGCCGCGCCGACGCGCGCACGCGGCTGGCGGAGGCCGTCCGCGGCTTCGCCAGGGCGGGCGACGTGCTGCGCCAGGTGCAGTGCCACCACCTGCTGGGCGAGATCGCGTACGACGGCGAAGACCCCATCCGTGCCGGCAGCCACTACCGCGACGGGCTGGCGCTCGCCCGCCCGGCCGGCGCGCTGGACGTCGTGGAGCTGCTGACGCTGCGCTTCGAGCACCGCTGATGGCGCGGCACCCGATGGAGCCGGACCACGGGGAGCGCGAAGACGTCGCCCTTCAGGAGCGCACCCATACGCAGCCGCCGCGCATGTACCGCGTGCTGGTGCACAACGACGACTACACCACGATGGAGTTCGTCATCGAGGTGCTGGTGCGCTGGTTCGACAAGGCCGAGCCCGAGGCCATGCGCGTGATGCTGCAGGTGCACCACATGGGCGCGGGAGTGGCGGGTGTCTACACGCGCGACGAAGCCGAGACACGCGTCGCCGAAGTCACGGCCGAGGCTCGCGGCCGCGGCTTTCCGCTGCTGCTTACGATGGAACCGGAGTAGGATGTCACAGCCGGCGCTGCGCCCCGAACTGGAGATGAGCCTGCACCTGGCCGTGATGGACGCGGCCCGGCGCGGGCACGCGTACGCGGGGCTGGAGCACCTGCTGATGGCGCTGCTCCACGACGACGACACCGCCGGCGCCGTCCGCCGCGCGGGCGCCGACGTCGAGCGGCTGCGGGCGCGGCTGGAGCGCTTCCTTTCCGAGCAGATCCAGACGGGCGCCGAGCCGCGCGACACCAGCTCGCCCACGCTGGCCTTCCGGCGCGTCGTCCAGGAAGCCGTGCTGCAGGTGTACCGCTCCGGGCGCGACGAGGTGACCGGCGCGCACGTCCTGGTCGCCATGTTCGACGAGGACGACAGCTTCGCCGTGCACTTCCTGGCGGAGCAGGGCGTCGACAAGCTGTCGCTGATGCGCACCGCGTCCGACGGCCCGGCGCCGGACGGGGACCACACCGTCCCCGCGGGAGTGGACGGCGACGAAGCCGAGCCCGCCCGCGATGCGCTCGCGAGGTTCGCCACCTCGCTCAACCGCCAGGCGGCGGACGGGCGGCTGGACCCGGTCATCGGGCGCGACAAGGAGATCACCCGCGCCATCCACGTCCTGGCGCGCCGCCGCAAGAACAACCCGCTCTTCGTCGGCGACCCCGGGGTGGGGAAGACGGCGCTCGCCGAGGGATTGGCGCTGCGCATCCACCGCGGCGAGGTGCCCGCGCCCCTGCGCGACGCCGAGATCTTTGCGCTGGACGTGGGCGCCCTGCTGGCCGGCACCCGCTACCGGGGCGATTTCGAGGAGCGGCTGAAGGCCGTGCTGCGCGAGCTGGAATCCCGCCCGGGCGCGGTGCTGTTCATCGACGAGATCCACACGCTCGTCGGCGCGGGCAGCACCAGCGGGGGCGCCATGGATGCCTCCAACCTGCTGAAGCCTGCGCTGGCCGCCGGGCTGCGCTGCATGGGCTCCACCACCTGGGACGAGCTGCGCTCGCACTTCGAAAAGGACCGCGCCCTCGCCCGCCGCTTCCAGAAGGTGGAAGTCGCCGAGCCCTCGGTGGACGACACCGTCCTGATCCTCGAGGGGCTGCGGCCGCGCTACGAGGAGTTCCACGGCGTGCGCTACACCCCGGAGGCCGTCCGCGCCGCCGCGGAGCTTTCGGCCCGCCACCTTCACGATCGCCGGCTCCCCGACAAGGCCATCGACCTGCTGGACGAGGCCGGTGCGGACGTGCGCCTGGCCGGCCCGGAGCCCGATGCCGCCGCCGGCCGGGAGGACGATGCGCGGCCGGAAGTGGGCGTCGAGGTGGTGGAGCGCATCCTCTCCGCGATGGCCAACGTGCCGCCGCGCACCGTCGCGGGGAGCGACCGGGAGCGCCTGCGCACGCTACAGGCGGAGCTGCAGGCGCGCGTCTTCGGCCAGGATCAGGCGATCGGGCAGCTCGCCTCGGCCATCAAGCTGGCCCGCGCCGGGCTGCGCGATCCGCGCAAGCCGGTGGGCTCGTTCCTGTTCACCGGGCCGACGGGGGTGGGGAAGACCGAGGTGGCGCGTTCCCTGGCCGAGGTGATGGGCGTGGAGCTCATCCGCTTCGACATGAGCGAGTACATGGAGCACCACACCGTGTCGAGGCTGATCGGGGCGCCGCCCGGGTACGTGGGCTTCGACCAGGCCGGGCTGCTGACCGAGGCCGTCACGCGCGCGCCGCACTCGGTGGTGCTGCTGGACGAGATCGAAAAGGCGCACTCCGACGTGTTCAACCTGCTGCTGCAGGTAATGGACTACGGCAGGCTGACCGACAACAACGGGCGGCAGGCCGACTTCCGCAACGTGGTGCTGATCATGACCAGCAACGTGGGCGCGGAGGAAATCAGCCGCCGGCGGCCGGGGTTCGGGGCCGGCCCCGCCGGCCCAGGCGACGACGACCGGGCCTTCGAGCGCACGTTTCCGCCGGAGTTCCGCAACCGCCTGGACGCGCGGATCGCGTTCGCGCCGCTCTCGCCGGGGGTGATGGAGCGGATCGTCGACCGGCTCGTGCGGGAGCTGGCCGATCGCCTGGCGGATCGGCGGGTTGGGCTGGAGGTGTCGCCGGCGGCGCGGGCCTGGCTGGCGGAAAACGGATACGATCCGCTCAACGGCGCTCGTCCGCTGGGCCGGCTGCTGCAGGACCGCGTGGCCCTCCCGCTTTCCGAGGAACTGCTGTTTGGCGCCCTGGAAAACGGCGGTGCCGCCCGGGTGGACGCCGCCGGGGGAGAGCTGTCCATCCAGTATTCCTGATCCCGCCGGCGGCTCGGCGGAGGGCGGACCTCATCTTGCGACAGGGTGTACATGGTTTGCGCGAGGATGGGCCAGCACGGAAGCGGACACGACCTCCGCGGGAGTGAAACCGTAGCAGTTTGAAGGAGCCGCTGTTTTCTGCGCAGGCCTAAACGCGTGTGCGGAAAGAAAATAGTGGCGTTTCGGCACCCGGTTGCATATAGTATACAGTATTGTCACTGTGCTAAGACAAATTTTCAGGGTACACCTGCAAGGAGAATGTCTGGATGAAGACTTCCAGAAATAAGGCGGCGGCTCTGCGCGTCCCCCGCCGGTGGCGCACGCCGCCGCCGCTCACCCGCGGCGCGGAGTCGCTGGAGGGGATGGAAATCCTCCGCGAAGTCGGCGGCGAGGTCGGCGTGCTGCTGTGGCAGGCGTACCGCAACGTGATGTTCTGGTCCACCACCGACGAGGGCGAGCGCGGCCACCTGTTCTCGCCGCGCGCCGGCGAGCGGCGGCGGGCGGAGCTGGACGACGCGCGGGTTCCGGCGGAGCTCGCGGGCGCGCTCGACGCCGTGGCGGCCATGCTGGCGGCGCCCGACGGCACCGGCGGCAGCGACGTCGCCGACGCGTGCACCGCGATCGCGCGCTGGGCCGAGGAACAGGGCCACATGAACACGGCCCTGGCGTACACGCAAGCCGCGTCGGTGGCGTCGCCGCGCAACGCGCGCCTGGCCCTGGCGGTGGGGCAGCTCGCCCGTCGCCGCGCCGAGCTGGCCCGCGCCGAGACCTGGTTCCGCCACACCATCATGGTGGCGCGCCAGATCGGCGACTGGGAAGCGTACTCGCGCGCGTACATCGCGCTGGGCAACATGTTTGTGGCGCGCGGCAACTTCCCGGGCGCGCACCGCATGCACATCAAGGCGCTGCGGGCGGCACGCCGCAAGGGCATGCCCCAGATCCAGGGCATGGCGCTGCACGACCTGTTCGTGATCGCGGACGAAACGGGCCGCGACGAGCAGGCCGAGGAGTACGCCCGCCAGGCGTTCCGGGCGTACGGACCGACACACCCGTCGCTCCCTTCGCTCGCCCACGACGTCGCGTACTTCTGGATGCAGCGGGGGCACTTCCAGCGGGCGATGGAGGTCTTCCATGCCTTGGAAGCGCACCTGAGCACGCCTCGCGAGCGCCTGGTGCTCATCTCGAACCTTGCGCGCGCGGCCGCTGGCGTCTCCAACCGGGACCTGTTCCGGCGGGCCTGGACCCAGGTGTACCGCCTCTCGAAGGAGTCGGAACTGCAGACGGTGGTTCCCAATGCCTTGCTGGAACTCGCCTTTGGTGCGGCGAGCCTCAGCGAGTGGGACCGTGCCGAACAGGCTGGCCAGGAGTCGTTGGAGCTGGCGCAGAAGTTTGGGCAGGGCAAGACCCGCTTCCGTGCCGAAGCGTTGCTCGACTCGATTCGGTCGGGCCGGGCCGCCCAGGAGCGTGTGACGGTCGGGCGTGCTTCCCCGAAGGGCGATGCGCTCGCGACGGACTTCGTACGCAGCCTGGGCGGGATGCCGGCGGGCGCGGGCGTCTGACCGGAACGAAAAGAACTCCCCGCAGGCGTATGCCTGCGGGGAGTTCCTGCTTTGGTCGCAGAGGTGCTCAGCCGCCGGAACCCAGGTGACCGTTGCAGAAGATCACGCCCGTCGCCGGGTCCGTCTCCCACCTGCCCACGCACGTGACCTCGTCGCGCGAGGCGCCGGCGGGCTTTGCTTCGGGAGCGGTCGGGGAGTTGTCGCAGGCGCCCAGGGCGCCGATCGCGAGGACTGCCAGGAAAAGCCGGGCGAGTTTCATCTGTGCTCCGATTTCGTGCTGGGAGGTTTTGTTCGAATGGGCTGACGGGAGGTTGTGCCCGAGGTACGCCTGAAACTTGCATGCGCGGGCGCCTTCGTGCCCATTCTCCTGCGCCACATCACCGAGTATTACCAGACAAGTCATGTTTTCCCCCGGGCGCCCGCTGCTGGTGCTGCACTCAAACGGTGCATTTCGGGAGCACCTGCGGCGGTTGGGCGTGCGCGGCTACCAATGCTCGTTCGTGGCCACGTGGGACCGGCTGCGCGAAGCCGTGGTCGAGTCGCCCCCCACGGCGATCCTGGTCGTGGACCCATATTCCCCCGCCACCCCCGCCACCCCCGGCGCCTGCCGGCTCTCCAGCGACCTTCGCTCGCTCCTGCTCGAGTTTCCCTCGGCCACGGTGCTGGCCGCCATGGACGTGCCCCCGGGCCGCTCGGGCGACCTGCGCACGCTGGGGGAATGGGGCGTCACCGACGTCATCTGCCTGGACGAGGACGACACCCCCGAGGCGGTGTACCGGCGGCTCCGTTCGGTGGAGGGGCGCACCCTGCAGGCGCTCCTGCAGCGTACGCTTCCCCCCATGATGTCGGGGCGCGCGCGGATGCTGATGATGACGGCGGCGGAGGTGGTGTCGGTGGGGGGAAAGGGGCGCGACCTGGCGCGGCGGCTTCACCTGTCGGAGCGCACGGTGCTGCGCTGGGCGGAGCGGGCGGGGCTCCCGGCGCCCCGGCGGATGCTGGCGTGGATGAGGATCCTGCTTGCGGCGGTGCTGCTGGACGATCCCGGGCGCACGGTGCTCAGCGTGGCGCACGCCTGCGGCTACGCGTCGGACAGCA encodes:
- a CDS encoding AAA family ATPase, with translation MSQPALRPELEMSLHLAVMDAARRGHAYAGLEHLLMALLHDDDTAGAVRRAGADVERLRARLERFLSEQIQTGAEPRDTSSPTLAFRRVVQEAVLQVYRSGRDEVTGAHVLVAMFDEDDSFAVHFLAEQGVDKLSLMRTASDGPAPDGDHTVPAGVDGDEAEPARDALARFATSLNRQAADGRLDPVIGRDKEITRAIHVLARRRKNNPLFVGDPGVGKTALAEGLALRIHRGEVPAPLRDAEIFALDVGALLAGTRYRGDFEERLKAVLRELESRPGAVLFIDEIHTLVGAGSTSGGAMDASNLLKPALAAGLRCMGSTTWDELRSHFEKDRALARRFQKVEVAEPSVDDTVLILEGLRPRYEEFHGVRYTPEAVRAAAELSARHLHDRRLPDKAIDLLDEAGADVRLAGPEPDAAAGREDDARPEVGVEVVERILSAMANVPPRTVAGSDRERLRTLQAELQARVFGQDQAIGQLASAIKLARAGLRDPRKPVGSFLFTGPTGVGKTEVARSLAEVMGVELIRFDMSEYMEHHTVSRLIGAPPGYVGFDQAGLLTEAVTRAPHSVVLLDEIEKAHSDVFNLLLQVMDYGRLTDNNGRQADFRNVVLIMTSNVGAEEISRRRPGFGAGPAGPGDDDRAFERTFPPEFRNRLDARIAFAPLSPGVMERIVDRLVRELADRLADRRVGLEVSPAARAWLAENGYDPLNGARPLGRLLQDRVALPLSEELLFGALENGGAARVDAAGGELSIQYS
- a CDS encoding ATP-dependent Clp protease adaptor ClpS encodes the protein MARHPMEPDHGEREDVALQERTHTQPPRMYRVLVHNDDYTTMEFVIEVLVRWFDKAEPEAMRVMLQVHHMGAGVAGVYTRDEAETRVAEVTAEARGRGFPLLLTMEPE
- a CDS encoding AraC family transcriptional regulator — protein: MRGYQCSFVATWDRLREAVVESPPTAILVVDPYSPATPATPGACRLSSDLRSLLLEFPSATVLAAMDVPPGRSGDLRTLGEWGVTDVICLDEDDTPEAVYRRLRSVEGRTLQALLQRTLPPMMSGRARMLMMTAAEVVSVGGKGRDLARRLHLSERTVLRWAERAGLPAPRRMLAWMRILLAAVLLDDPGRTVLSVAHACGYASDSSLRRAMQDFLGTGPSALRKEGAFGRASRVFLGELSITRAERRDRYSLRF
- a CDS encoding tetratricopeptide repeat protein; translated protein: MKTSRNKAAALRVPRRWRTPPPLTRGAESLEGMEILREVGGEVGVLLWQAYRNVMFWSTTDEGERGHLFSPRAGERRRAELDDARVPAELAGALDAVAAMLAAPDGTGGSDVADACTAIARWAEEQGHMNTALAYTQAASVASPRNARLALAVGQLARRRAELARAETWFRHTIMVARQIGDWEAYSRAYIALGNMFVARGNFPGAHRMHIKALRAARRKGMPQIQGMALHDLFVIADETGRDEQAEEYARQAFRAYGPTHPSLPSLAHDVAYFWMQRGHFQRAMEVFHALEAHLSTPRERLVLISNLARAAAGVSNRDLFRRAWTQVYRLSKESELQTVVPNALLELAFGAASLSEWDRAEQAGQESLELAQKFGQGKTRFRAEALLDSIRSGRAAQERVTVGRASPKGDALATDFVRSLGGMPAGAGV